The window AAAGACGTTCTTCTTCTAGACGTTACTCCTCTATCTTTCGGTATCGAAACGATGGGCGGCGTAATGACTAAGCTTATCGAGAAAAACACAACTATCCCTACTAAAGCGGATCAAGTGTTCTCTACAGCTGAAGACAACCAAAGCGCAGTAACTATCCACGTTCTTCAAGGTGAGCGTAAGCAAGCGACTTACAACAAGTCTCTTGGTCAGTTCAACCTAGAAGGTATTCAACCAGCACCACGTGGCATGCCACAAGTTGAAGTAACATTCGACCTAGATGCTGATGGTATCCTGAACGTATCTGCTAAAGATAAAGCGACAGGTAAAGAGCAGAAGATCACTATCCAAGCATCAGGCGGTTTGTCTGAGGAAGAGATCGAAGCAATGGTTCAAGAAGCAGAAGCTAACAAAGAAGCTGACAAGAAGTTCGAAGAGCTAGTAACTGCACGTAACCAAGCTGACCAAATGATTCACGGCACTAAGAAGCAAGTAGAAGAAGCTGGTGAAGCTCTACCTGCAGACGAGAAAGCTAAAATCGAAGCAGCTATCGAAGCTCTAGAATCAGTTAAGTCTGGTGACGACAAAGAAGCTATCGACGCTAAAGTTCAAGAACTTATGCAAGCAGCTCAAAAGCTAATGGAAATTGCTCAACAGAAAGCTCAAGCTGAACAAGCTGGTGCTGACGCTGGTGAACAACCTAAGCAAGATGACGATGTGGTAGACGCAGAGTTTGAAGAAGTTAAAGACGACAAAAAATAATTTCGTCGCAGAGTAGCCTGATTTCGTTGTCGGAAGTGCTCACCTACTAGCGTAGGCTCCGCGCTTCCTCCTAGAACTCAAGCTATCTGCTTAGAAATTTGTCTCGAAAACTTATTAATACGGGCGTCAGAGGTAACTCTCACGCCCGTAAATTTGTATTTAGACTTGTCGATCTAGATAATAGCTTTATTCGGCGTTTCAGCCGGCAGAACTTTTATCTAGATTGATACACAGACTGCTGAAGTGATCATTCGGTAGTAGCAATTATTTGGTGACCTAGAACATGTCAAAACGTGATTTTTACGAAGTATTAGGCGTAAGCCGCGATGCATCAGAGCGCGATATTAAAAAAGCGTACAAACGCTTAGCGATGAAATTCCACCCGGACCGTAATCAGGGTGATGACAGCGCAGCAGACAAATTTAAAGAAGTAAAAGTAGCGTACGAGATCCTAACCGATTCTCAAAAGAAAGCAGCTTACGACCAATACGGCCACGCAGCTTTTGAACAAGGTGGCATGGGTGGCGGCGGTTACGGTGGCGGTGGCCAAGGTGACTTCGGCGATATCTTCGGTGATGTGTTTGGCGATATCTTCGGCGGCGGTCGTCGTGGTGGTGGTCAAGCGCGTGCACAACGTGGTTCTGATTTGCGTTACAACATGGAGCTTTCCTTAGAAGAAGCCGTTCGTGGTGTATCTAAAGAGATTGAAGTACCAACACTTGTTGAATGTGACATTTGTGATGGTAGCGGTGCTAAAACGGGTTCTTCTGCACAAACGTGTGGTACTTGTCATGGCCACGGCCAGGTACAAATGCGCCAAGGTTTCTTTGCGGTTCAACAGACTTGTCCTACTTGTAACGGTAAAGGCAAGCTCATCAAAGACCCATGTAACTCATGTCATGGTCAAGGTCGCAAACAGAAGACGAAAACGCTTAACGTTAAGATCCCAGCAGGTGTTGATACTGGTGATCGCATTCGTCTATCTGGCGAAGGCGAAGCAGGGGAGCACGGCGCTCCAGCTGGCGACTTGTACGTACAAGTACACGTAAAAGAGCACAACATATTTGAGCGTGACGGCAACAACCTTTACTGTGAAGTGCCAGTAAGCTTCTCTATGGCCGCTTTAGGTGGTGAAGTTGAAGTTCCAACACTGGATGGTCGTGTAAACCTTAAAGTGCCAGAAGAGACACAAACGGGCCGTATGTTCCGTATGCGTGGCAAAGGCGTGAAAGGCGTTCGTGGCGGCGGTGTAGGTGACCTAATCGTTAAGCTAGTGGTTGAAACTCCGGTTAAGCTAAGCTCTCGTCAAAAAGAACTACTGCGTGAATTTGAAGAAACATGTTGTGGTGAAGCGGCAAGCAAGCACAAGCCAAAATCTGAAGGTTTCTTCAGTGGCGTGAAAAACTTCTTTGATGACCTAACTAAGTAATCAGTTCAGTGATTTGATAGCTTAAGTTATTAATCAAAAATAAAAACCTGCTCATGTAGCAGGTTTTTTTGTGTCTGAAGATAGTGTTTTCAAAGTGATGTTAAACCTTTGGCTTCTGCTTTTACGCGGCTCTTGATTTCTACATTACTTCCAACACGCTTGAGGCTCTGAAACACCTGAGTGGTGCAATTCTAATACATCGTTTTTTGAATCTAGGCAGTCATCGTTCGTTTGTGGTGCGTGTGGTTCTGCTTGAATGGAATATGTGGTACTACTCGCTGAAATTGTTAGTGTGTATCGGCTCGTATCGGTGTCACAAAACGAACACGTCCCTCCAGAAACTATGTTTCCTGCAGCCGTGGCATAATTTCCGGCATAAGCGCTCTCAAGCTCAAGTTGAATTTTTGCCATATCTGCAATCGCTGTCATTCGATGCGATTTTAAAACATGACTTGTGTAGCTTGGGTAAGCTATTGCACTGAGTACCCCTACAATGGCAACAGCGATCAATAATTCGAGCAGTGTCATTCCTTTCAGACTTAAATTGTTGTTGTTACATGTTTTTATTCGAATCTTCACGAGTAGTTTCCTTTCATAACTCTGTCCATTTTTCTCGGGTGGTAGCATCGATGCAAGATTAAATATGCTTACGCACCTGTTTACATAGGGATTTGGGAAATGACTCGCGGGTTTACTTTATTAGAGCTGTTAATAACGATATCGATACTGTCGATATTGGTAGCGACGGCTGCTCCGAGTTTTAGTTCAGTCACCCAAACAGTCAAGATACAGCGCCTTGCAGGGGAGTTGAATGGTTTCTTAGTTCAGGCAAAGTCTGAATCTGTGAAAAGGAATCAAAAACTTTGGGTACATTTCTCGATGGCTAAGAATGAAGAGCAATCTACAGGGGAATGGGCTGTATGGTTGAAACCTACGGAAGATCTGTCAGGTGATACATTGCTGATGTTGTCGGGAGAGCCGTTTCGAGACTTATCGTTTTCTCATAACTATACCGGCGCAAAAATCAGTTTTGAAAGTGTAAGAGGAAGGCCTGCCAGAGGTACGATTTACTTGGCTCCTAAAAGAGCTTCAACCGACCGACTCTTGATTAAATTATCAAGCCCTCCGGGGCGAATTAGAGTGTGTGGCGAGTCGGGTGCTCTGCATGGCTATTATGCTTGCTAAGCCCAGAACCAGAAGCTTGCGAAAGCAAAAGGGCGCATCACTCATTGAGTTGATGGTGGCCTCAGTTATTGGTGTGTTCGCGATTTCTATTATCGGCAGCGTATTTATGACGGGACACAGAATAGCCAGAGATAAAGGCATTGAATTATTGCTGCTACAAAATCTTACGAGCACGATGCAGGTAATGAAAGAAGATATTCAACGAGCAGGCTACGATGGGTCAAATGGTGAATCTCTGAAGCTATTAGGTGCCGTTAACACGATTCATGTTAGCGGTGGTGTTGAGGTGGGGTTCGTTTATTTCAAAGAGGGATCAACTGACGGAAAAAACTACAGGAATATCGTGTATAAAAAGGAGGGGACTCGATTGAAAATTTGTGAAAAGGGCGTTCTTACTCCAGGGAACATTTTAGCCCATGAGCAAGTTACCTCATGCTACTCACTTTTCGACGATAGCATTATCTCCGTCGACGATTTATCAATATCCTCACAAGTGTTGAGCAAAAATGGGGTGAACACTACGCTCACTGATTTGAATATTGTTGCGTCAATTCCGAGTGCAGGGATCTCTAAAGGTGTCGCAATAACCGTTAAGCAAAGGAATTGGCAATGACCTCGGTAAAGCAGCAAGCTGGAGTGGCTACGTTGTTAATCACATCTGTTTTAGTATTGAGTGCTTTAATTGTTACTTTGGGCACCTATCGCAGTATTTTTCATCAAATTAAGGTCGCGCAGAATGAAGTTCAAGTCCGCAAAGCTCATTGGAACGCCGAGGCTGGTTTGGAGTGTGGTTTTACCTATATAGCTGAAAATGATCTCACGGCTATTCCCAATGATTTAATGAATCACTGTCAGCAGTCGAAAGTCCTTACGTTGAAATCAGATAACCTAACACCGAATATATTGGTGTCGAGTGCTCACTATTTATCCCTGAACAAAGAGATAAATTTTAACAATTCGTCGGGGCTAGGGGCGATGCAAACCAATTCGAGTTTGGAGTTTATTTCTGATCACAATATCGATATTACCCCAGATATTAGTCTTACTGCGGTCGGTGGTATTAACGAATGTGTGTCTGTTCGGTTCTTAGATAGTGTGATCTATAAAAACCAAGGCGGCGGGCGTTTAAAGACAATCACACCTACGGGCGGTACCCTTCCTTTTCCTACCTTTGAGTCTTGCCAACCGACAACCGATATTAACCGCAATGCAACCATTGATTCAGTTGGGTCATTGCCTTCAAATGCTTTTCAATCAGATTTCAAATTTGACCCAGCCATCGATACTTTCTCTAATTACTTTGGGGTATCTAAAACGTCAGAAAATATTGACCAGATTAAGCGTGATTATCATGTGATTGACCTTATTGACAGGACTGTATCTCCCCCCAAGCACATTGATTTAGTCAATGGAAAGTATCAAGGCAATAAGTGTAGCCAAGCGATTAATAATGCCTTTGCTAGTGGCAAAGAGAAGGTATGGGTGATAGGTGATTGCGTGGTCTATCACCCACCAATTAATGTGGTAGAACCTATCCCCGGTGTTATTACTCCACGTTCATTAGTGATTCAAGATGGCATCGTTGCGAACGGTAATGCAAGTGTGTTTGATGGCTCCTTTTATCACCTAAATGATATGAGCATATACGACGAACCAGCCTCCCCTGATGTTGATACGGACCTGTTGAGCGGCTTATGGACCAAAGTTCCAAATACGATACCTATCGCCGGCTTAGTGCAGAGCAATTCGGTTTATATTGGATTTGCTTCTTTTTTTCCCAAGGGAGGAATGTTCTTTGATTCAGTTGGCGGGCTATCGACAATTCAAGGTTCGATAAACTTAGATTACACAGGGGAATACAACCCCCATAGTGTTCCTTTGAAAGCCAAATGGAAGAAAGGATCATGGAGTGACTTATAAAAATTCAGGCTTTAGCTTGATAGAGGTCCTGATCTCTTTTCTATTGATCGGTATCGCTTCGCTAGGGCTGGTTAAGCTACAGGTTTATGCAGAACAAAAATCGGATTACGCGCTGCACAGTGTAGAAGCGCTTCATTTTGCTGAAAGGCAGATGGAGTATTATCGAACTCGTGTATCGGATATGGGGGGAGCTGTAGGGTTAATCCTTTTTACGGATCTCAATCAAGCGGATTACTGTCGCAATGCGACAAGTTCGGATCCTTTATCTGGTTTGTCGGGCTCTGGGTATACGATGAGCTGTGAGGTGACAAATGCCAGTGGTGCCTTGTCTCACGCTTTGAAAAACATTACGGTGACTGTTGCATGGCAAGATCGCATGAACCGTGCGCAAAGTATTCGCCTCGAAACTATGCTCTCCAAATACAGTGAGTTTGATTGATCTATTAAGCAAACGTTTACTGTATGCCAAGCCCCACGCTTCTCCCTTACTGATAGTTTTCACTCCTCGGACATTGTTTACGTGCCAGTTAAAACCCTGTATATGGAATGGTGTTTTTTGTGTTTTTATATTGTTGCTGTTGTACGGTATTTTTGCAAAATATGTCTCCATTTATGGAAAATGATGTGGAACCTTGTGCTTTTTAACAGCGACTTTAATAGAATATGTGCTGTACCAATAGGCCATGGTCAAAACTTATATTAGGCCTAAACAAACAACATCACATATGGAGTTACCATGAGTAACCAAGCCGTAAAAAAAGCACCATCGACTGATAAGATCAGTGGTATGGACCGCTTTCTAAACTTCATTGAACGCGCCGGCAACAAAATTCCAGATCCAGCAATTCTGTTCTTCTGGGCTCTAGTTATTGTATGGGTAGCATCTGCACTTTTATCGAACCTTTCATTCGACTTAATCAACCCTCAAACGGGTGCTGCTCTTGAAGTAAACAACCTACTTACTGGTGAAGCGCTTGCTAGCTTCCTAGCGAATATGGTTACCACGTTCACAGGCTTCGCACCGCTAGGCATCGTACTTGTTGCTATGCTAGGTGTTGGCGTTGCTGACTCTTCAGGCTTCATTACGACTGGCCTTAAGAAGATGCTTAACTTCACGCCAGCTAAGCTACTAACGCCAATGCTAATTCTTGTTGCTATCGTGTCTCACACAGCAGCAGATGCAGGTTACGTTCTAGTAATCCCTCTTGGCGGTATCATCTTCCACGCAGCGGGTCGTCACCCTCTAGCGGGTATTGCAGCAGCGTTTGCTGGTGTATCAGGTGGTTTCTCAGCGAACTTCATTCCTTCTGGTATTGATCCGCTACTAGCCGGTTTCACTCAAACAGCGGCAAACGTTCTTGACCCTGCATATGTGATTAACCCTCTAGCGAACATCTTCTTTACTGGTTTGTCTTCAATTCTAATTGTGGCAATTGGTTGGTACGTTACAGAGAAAATCATCGAGCCTCGCCTTGCTAATACGCCTGTAGATGAAGATGCAGAACAAGCACCTGATCTAGGTACGTTCACAGCCATTGAATCTAAAGCATTCAAATTCGCAGGTTGGGCAATGGTTGCAGGTATTGGTCTGCTTATCGCGGCTCTAATGCCTGAAAACTCAGCACTTCGTTCGCCTGAAGGTGAGTTAACGGCGTTCTCAGCACCAGTAATGAAGTCTATCGTTCCTCTGATCTTCATCCTGTTTATTATTCCGGGTATCGTTTACGGCCGTGTAGCGGGTACATTCAAGAATAGTAATGATGTTATCAAAGCAATGTCTGAGACGATGGCAACGATGGGCGCATACATTGTAATGTCGTTCTTCTGTGCTCAGTTCTTATCAGCATTTGCTCAATCAAACATCGGTACTATGCTGGCACTTTACGGTGCAGAAGGCTTGAAAGCGATGGACCTTCCAGGTGAAGCAACGGTTGTTGGTATGATTCTACTAACGGCTTCAGTTAACCTTCTTGTCGGTTCTGCTTCAGCTAAGTGGGCTCTTATTGGTCCAATCTTAGTTCCTATGTTAATGGTTGTGGGTATCTCTCCTGAGCTATCTCAAGCGGCTTACCGTGTAGGTGATTCAGTGTCTAACATCATCTCTCCACTAATGGTGTTCTTCCCACTGGTTGTTGTTTACTGTCAACGTTACGTTAAGTCGACAGGTATCGGTACTCTAGCTTCTCTAATGATGCCATTCTCGATTGCTATGCTAATCGGTTGGTCTATCTTCTTGCTAGGTTACTGGGCTCTTGGTATCCCGCTAGGTATCCAAGCTCCTTACACTTACACAATGTAAGATAAGTAAAGCTAAGCAATAGAAGCAAAAATCAGTAAGATAAAATCATCGAAGCCCGCACCGAAATGTGCGGGCTTTTTTTCACTATTTTTTTCGTTATTTTGTTATATCCCAGACTTTTTATATCCAAAACTTTCTATATCCAAAACTTTTTATACCCACAATAAACGCACTCAGCTTATACTCCGGATTACGGCTAATTGTTGGCCGGTAAATTTAGGAAATCCAAGCCACATGAAAATTCTGCTTTTAGTAGGGTTAATTGTTTTAAATGGTCTGTTTGCCATGTCAGAGATTGCACTGGTAGCAGCAAAAAATAGTCGGCTGAAACGCTTAGCCGAAAAACATCGCTCCGCTCAGGTTGCTCTAGAACTCAAAGAAAACCCAACCCGCTTCCTCTCTACAATCCAAATCGGTATCACGGTAATCGGCCTACTCAGCGGTATCGTGGGTGAGGCTACGTTATCAGCTCCACTTGCGGTTCAACTTGAACTGTGGGGACTCGATCCAACACAAGCGAATATCCTGTCTACCGCGGTAGTCGTTGTTGGTATTACTTACTTCGCGATTGTTGTGGGTGAGTTGGTACCAAAACGTTTTGCTCAATCTCAAGCTGAAAACATTGCTGTGCTAGTCGCGCTGCCTATCTTCTGGTTATCTAAAATTGCGACGCCGTTTGTGTTTGCGTTGTCGGCTTCTACGGAAGGTATTCTCAAGTTAATGGGACGTGGTGGCGAAGAAGACAGTGTGACTGAAGATGATATTCATGCACTCGTGAAAGAAGGCTCGGAATCTGGTGTGATTGAACGTGGCGAGCAAGAGATGATTCGTAATATCTTGCAGCTTGATGACCGTCTGGTGAGCTCTTTAATGACTCCACGTCGAGACGTCGACTTTCTGGATATTAGCCAACCGGTTGAGCAGATATTAAAAAAACTACGCAGTTCAAAGCATAGTGTATTTCCATTGTGCCAAGATCACCTCAATAAAGTGGTCGGTACGGTGTCAGCCAAAGCCTTATTGAATCAGGCGGGCAATTTAAATATTCAAGTGATCATGGGGCTATCTCGCTCTCCGATTTATGTTCCTGAATCGATGAAGGCTTTACGTCTGCTTGGCTATTTTAAAGAGTCGGGTACAGAGATGGCATTCATTGTTGATGAATATGGCGATGTTCAAGGCCTTGTGACTCATTACGATATCCTAAAGGCGATTGCTGGTGAGTTATCGAACAACCCTAAAGATCTTTGGACAGAGCAAGTGGAAGACGGTTTATTAGTGGATGGATTAATCCCTATCAGTGAGCTGAAAAATCGTTTAGAGCTGTCGGATTTTGAGGGTGAAACCGAGAGTTTTCAAACGTTAAATGGCCTTGTGACTTGGCTAATTGGACGCTTGCCGGATACTGGCGAAGTTGTTCAATACCAGCAGTGGCAGTTTGAAATTATCTCGGTCGAGAATAATCGCATTGTGAGTATCAAAGCGACGCGAATAGCCGATGACATAGAAGGTGCCAATAGCTAGCGATCCGCCTAACCAGTAAGCGGCTATTGTTCATTGTCTCTTATCTCTTTATTGTTCATTATCACGAAGATTAGGTATGCTTCACCGCATACCTATTTTCGTTTTTATCCTTTGTTTTCTGGAGATACCTTTGTCAGATCATCAATTCACCCCTCAAGATGAAATCTTCATGCGACGCGCCATCGAGGTAGCTAAGCAAGCAGAGAAAGAGGGAGAGGTTCCCGTTGGTGCTGTACTAGTGAAAGATGGAGAGATTATCTCAGAAGGATGGAATCGCTCGATTGGCAGCCACGATGCGACGGCACATGCAGAAATCGAAACCTTGCGTAAAGCAGGTCAAGCCTTGGAAAACTATCGCTTACTTGATACCACTTTATACGTCACGCTAGAGCCTTGCCCAATGTGCGCGGGTGCCTTGCTACACAGCCGAGTAAAGCGCATTGTATTTGGGGCTCCTGACTTAAAAGCCGGGTCGGCGGGGACGGTGTTAAACCTCTTTGAAAGCCAAGCTTCATACCACTATGCCGATGTTGAGCATGGCTTATTAGAAGCAGAGTGTCGCGAGCAGTTACAGGCGTTTTTCAAGCGCCGTAGAAAAGAGATCAAAGAGAAGCGAAAGCAAGAGCGTCTGTTGGAAGAGCAGCGTTTAGAATCCGATAAGGCAAGTAACAAGAATAACGTCAGTAACAAGAACAAGGTCTGTAACAACAAATAGCAGCAAGCTTTCGGCACTCTCAATCGCAAGAGTGCCAAGTAAACTTACTTGGTCATTACTTTTACTCAGCAATCATCTGCATGAAAGCACGGTTGCGCCAAATGATCTTCTTCTTATTATTTGAAAGCATACGCTTACGACGGTTGGCAGCAACGGTCTTATCAAGGCGTTTCGATTTCAGTTTGTTCTTCATCATTTCAACGATTTCCTATTTGTCGTCTGGCTTTGTAATTATGACTTCAGTTTTAATTATAGTAGTTATTTGTTTATAAGCTCTGCCACGAACTTAGCGTTAGCTTTCTGAACCAGTATCGTGATGGCTAAGAGTTGAATGCCACCGAGCATTATGTCGCTTATGGTGTGACGTTATAAAGTTCGATTGTTACTGCAATATGACACACTGGATATCACAGGCGTTTTGTTTGTTTTGATCATTTATCGTGATGCAATAAAAAAGAGCAATGCTAAATGGCATTGCTCTTTTTCTGTTATTTGGAAGACTCTGCGTCGTTCACTGCGGATTCAGCCTCACTGATTGTTGATTCAGCATCTGAAACCTCTAGCGGTGGGATAACTACCAAACCTTCAAGGCTCGCTTCTTCCTCTTTATTACGCTTATTTACATGGCCAATAATGCTCTGATAATAACGGCGAATGTTCTCGACGTAATTCCTTGCTTCATCACCACGCGCATACCCGTAACGAGTTTTGCTGTAGTACTTCTTCTGTCTTAGCAGAGGAAGTCTGTCTTTCACATCACCCCAAGCATCAGGATCTCCGCCTTGTGCTTTGGTTAAGCGACGAGCATCCATCATGTGCCCGTAACCTACGTTATATGAGGCAAGCGCAAACCAGATCTTCTCGTGTTGAGTGATTGAATCTGGTACTCGATTCACGATACGTCGCAGGTATTCAACACCGCCTTGTACCGACTGTTTCGGGTCGAGACGATTGGTTACACCAACGCTCTTCGCAGTAGGCAGTGTCAACATCATCATGCCTCTAACACCCGTTGGAGAGCGCGCGACCGGGTTCCAGTGTGACTCTTGGTATGCCAAAGCTGCAATCAAGCGCCAGTCAAATTCTTGTGAGTACTTCTGAAACAGCGGAGACCATTTTGGCAGCTTGCTATCCAATGCGCGGATAAATGCACGAGTATCAACGTAATCAAAGGTGCCGATATGGCCGATGTATTTTTCTTCCAGTGAAGCCAGTTCACCAGACTGTTTTAGGTTACCAAAGAACTCAATCAGTAATGCATAAAGGCTTTCATCTTCAGACTTTTGTAAATACCAAGAGATAGGTTGATCTTCTGTCAGCTCAAAAGCTAAGGCTACGTCTGGGTATAAACGTTGTGCGAGCGACAACTCAATCGAGTCCGCAACAGTAAACAAGCGCTCACCAGTAGAGACTTCCTTTAGCAGGTCGTTGATGTCAGCATTACCTATTGCATCATAGATAAAGTCATCGTGCTTGTTCTGGATCTGTTTTAGCGTTGGCTCAAAGTGTGAGTCCTTCACTACCACCAAAGATGGCGTCAATGTTTCGGTAGATGCAGGCTCTTCTGATTCAGTTTGTGCTTTTACGAAATCAGCTTGACGCTTATTCTCGAACTTGATCAGTTGTTGAAGGTTTCTTGGGCGCCACTGTCCTTTTTTATACACCACTTGTTGGCTTACATAGTAATAGGCGGGCGCGGCGCGATAAGCGCGTGTCAGGTTATTGTTTTGCGTTAACCCTGTCGCGATAAGATCGATCTCGCCTTTCTTTAAGGCTGGGAATAGGCCGGATAAACGATAAGCGGGTTTAATCTCAAGCTGTACACCAAGCTCCTGCGCAAATTCACGAGCTAACTCGTAATCCAAACCAGCAGGGCCATCGGGACCAATGTAATAAGAGAGTTGGTTATTTAGGGTGCCGACGCGAAGAACGCCTCGCTCTCGTATCTGCTCAAGGACACTTTTAGGTTCTGACTCAATCTGGCATCCAGCCAACCCAACTAGGGCAATGGCAAGCAGAAGGAACTTAGACGAAAAGATGAGCGTAAATTTAGGCATCAAAATGAAATCTCGAAAAGTGGAAGCCCCTTTATACCAAACCCCGCAAGGCTGGCAAAGCAGGTTTATTTAAACAGTTGTAAAAGTGCTGATAAATGCAGCAAAAGTACCATTTACGCAGAAAGATAAAAAAAATCACGCAAACGGTTGCTTTTGGTGTTACGTCACAAAAAGAAATGCTTTATAATGCGCTCGCATTGAAGAGGTGGAATCGGCATAGGTTTGGCAACCTTCGGGAATAGCTTCGAAGAAAACAGTTAGGTTGTTCCTATAACCCACTGAATTTATTCCAATACTACCTTAATCAACTGCATAAGAGACCTAAGCACATGAGAATTTTGCGTGGCTCCCCAGCTCTATCTGAGTTTCGTGTTAACAAGCTTTTAGAGCTTTGTCGTGAATTAAGCTTACCTGTAACAGGTATTTACGCTGAGTTTGCTCACTTTGCTGATCTAACGGCAGACTTAGATGAGTCTGAAGTTGAGAAGCTAGAAAAGCTACTGACTTACGGTCCAACGATTGAAGAGCATGAACCTGAAGGTTTACTGCTACTTGCAACGCCACGCCCGGGCACTATCTCGCCTTGGTCTTCAAAATCAACAGATATCGCACACAACTGTGGACTGGCTAAAGTGTCACGTCTAGAGCGCGGTACTGCTTTCTACATTGAAACCTCTGCTGAACTTTCTGAGCTTCAACTTGTTGAGCTGAAAGCAATCCTGCACGACCGTATGATGGAAGTGGTTTTCACTGACTTCGAATCAGCGGCGGCACTATTTACCGTGGCTGAGCCTGCTCCTTATGCGGAAGTTGACCTATTAACTGGCGGACGTAAAGCGCTTGAAAAAGCAAACGTTACCCTAGGTCTTGCACTTGCAGAAGATGAGATCGATTACCTTCTTGAAAGCTTCACCGAGAAGCTAGGTCGTAACCCGACTGATATCGAGCTAATGATGTTTGCACAAGCGAACTCAGAGCACTGTCGTCATAAGATCTTTAACGCTGATTGGACTATCGATGGCGTTAAGCAAGAAAAATCATTGTTCAAGATGATTAAGAACACCTTTGAAACGACACCAGAACACGTTCTGTCTGCTTATAAAGATAACGCAGCAGTAATGACAGGTTCTGAAGTCGGTCGTTTCTTCCCAGATCCAGAAACTCGCCAGTACAACTATCACCAAGAGAAAACACACATCTTGATGAAAGTTGAAACGCACAACCATCCAACGGCAATCTCTCCATGGCCGGGCGCATCAACAGGTTCAGGCGGTGAAATCCGTGATGAAGGCGCGACTGGTATTGGTGGTAAACCAAAAGCGGGTCTGGTTGCTTTCTCTGTATCTAACCTTAAGATCCCGAACTTCGTTCAACCTTGGGAAACTGACTTTGGTAAGCCAAGCCGTATCGTTACTGCTTTGGATATCATGCTTGAAGGTCCTCTTGGTGGAGCAGCATTCAACAACGAATTTGGTCGTCCAAACCTATTGGGTTACTTCCGTACTTACGAAGAGAAAGTAAACTCTCACGCAGGTGAAGAAGTACGTGGTTACCACAAGCCAATCATGCTGGCTGGTGGTCTAGGTAACATTCGTGATGATCATGTTCAGAAGAAAGAGATCCCAGTTGGTGCGAGCCTAATCGTTCTTGGCGGTCCTGCAATGAACATCGGCCTTGGTGGCGGTGCTGCATCTTCAATGGATTCTGGTTCTTCTTCTGAAGATTTAGATTTTGCTTCTGTACAGCGTGAAAACCCAGAGATGGAACGTCGTTGTCAGGAAGTGATTGACCGTTGTTGGCAGCTTGGTGATGCGAACCCAATCGCATTCATCCACGATGTGGGCGCAGGCGGTATCTCGAATGCCCTTCCTGAGCTAGTAGACGACGGCGAGC is drawn from Vibrio sp. SNU_ST1 and contains these coding sequences:
- the tadA gene encoding tRNA adenosine(34) deaminase TadA, which gives rise to MLHRIPIFVFILCFLEIPLSDHQFTPQDEIFMRRAIEVAKQAEKEGEVPVGAVLVKDGEIISEGWNRSIGSHDATAHAEIETLRKAGQALENYRLLDTTLYVTLEPCPMCAGALLHSRVKRIVFGAPDLKAGSAGTVLNLFESQASYHYADVEHGLLEAECREQLQAFFKRRRKEIKEKRKQERLLEEQRLESDKASNKNNVSNKNKVCNNK
- the mltF gene encoding membrane-bound lytic murein transglycosylase MltF; the protein is MPKFTLIFSSKFLLLAIALVGLAGCQIESEPKSVLEQIRERGVLRVGTLNNQLSYYIGPDGPAGLDYELAREFAQELGVQLEIKPAYRLSGLFPALKKGEIDLIATGLTQNNNLTRAYRAAPAYYYVSQQVVYKKGQWRPRNLQQLIKFENKRQADFVKAQTESEEPASTETLTPSLVVVKDSHFEPTLKQIQNKHDDFIYDAIGNADINDLLKEVSTGERLFTVADSIELSLAQRLYPDVALAFELTEDQPISWYLQKSEDESLYALLIEFFGNLKQSGELASLEEKYIGHIGTFDYVDTRAFIRALDSKLPKWSPLFQKYSQEFDWRLIAALAYQESHWNPVARSPTGVRGMMMLTLPTAKSVGVTNRLDPKQSVQGGVEYLRRIVNRVPDSITQHEKIWFALASYNVGYGHMMDARRLTKAQGGDPDAWGDVKDRLPLLRQKKYYSKTRYGYARGDEARNYVENIRRYYQSIIGHVNKRNKEEEASLEGLVVIPPLEVSDAESTISEAESAVNDAESSK
- a CDS encoding hemolysin family protein, with protein sequence MKILLLVGLIVLNGLFAMSEIALVAAKNSRLKRLAEKHRSAQVALELKENPTRFLSTIQIGITVIGLLSGIVGEATLSAPLAVQLELWGLDPTQANILSTAVVVVGITYFAIVVGELVPKRFAQSQAENIAVLVALPIFWLSKIATPFVFALSASTEGILKLMGRGGEEDSVTEDDIHALVKEGSESGVIERGEQEMIRNILQLDDRLVSSLMTPRRDVDFLDISQPVEQILKKLRSSKHSVFPLCQDHLNKVVGTVSAKALLNQAGNLNIQVIMGLSRSPIYVPESMKALRLLGYFKESGTEMAFIVDEYGDVQGLVTHYDILKAIAGELSNNPKDLWTEQVEDGLLVDGLIPISELKNRLELSDFEGETESFQTLNGLVTWLIGRLPDTGEVVQYQQWQFEIISVENNRIVSIKATRIADDIEGANS